The following are from one region of the Zonotrichia leucophrys gambelii isolate GWCS_2022_RI chromosome 1A, RI_Zleu_2.0, whole genome shotgun sequence genome:
- the HSPA14 gene encoding heat shock 70 kDa protein 14: MAAIGVHLGATCACAAVYKDGRADVVANDAGDRVTPAVVAFSESEEVVGLAAKQSRIRNISNTVVKVKQILGRSSGDPQAKKYIAESKCSMIEKNGKLQYEIDNKLINPEDVAKLIFSKMKETAQSALGSDVNDVVVTVPFDFGESQKNALGEAATAAGFNVMRLIHEPSAALLAYGIGQDSPTGKSNVLVYKLGGTSLSITVIEVNSGIYRVLATNTDDSIGGVCFTEALAQHLASEFQRSCKHDIRGNPRAMMKLMNSADIAKHSLSTLGSANCFVDSLYDGLDFDCNVSRARFELICSSLFSKCVEAIKKLLQQVGFTADDINKVVLCGGSARIPKLQQLIKDIFPTVELLNSIPPDEVIPIGAAIEAGILLGKENTLLEEDALIECSAKDILLKGVDESGADKFTVLFPSGTPLPARRQHTLHAPGNISSVCLELYESLGKSPMNEEEKFAQIVLQDLDKKEDGLHDILTVLTMKRDGSLHVTCTDQDTGKCEIITVEVAS, encoded by the exons ATGGCGGCCATCGGGGTGCACCTGGGAGCCACCTGTGCGTGCGCCGCTGTGTACAAG GATGGCCGCGCCGATGTGGTCGCCAACGACGCCGGGGACAGGGTCACGCCCGCGGTCGTGGCGTTCTCGGAGAGCgaggag gTTGTTGGCTTAGCTGCGAAGCAAAGCAGGATAAGAAATATTTCCAACACTGTCGTGAAAGTGAAGCAGATCCTTGGGCGAAG CTCTGGTGACCCTCAGGCAAAGAAATACATTGCAGAAAGCAAATGCTCT ATGATTGAGAAGAATGGAAAACTTCAGTATGAAATAGATAACAAACTTATTAACCCAGAAGATGTGGCAAAActaattttcagtaaaatgaaaG AGACTGCCCAGTCTGCATTGGGCTCAGATGTGAATGATGTTGTTGTCACTGTACCATTTGATTTTGGAGAGAGTCAGAAGAATGCCCTTGG GGAAGCAGCTACAGCTGCTGGGTTCAATGTTATGAGATTAATTCATGAACCATCTGCAGCTCTCCTTGCTTATGGAATTGGCCAAGATTCACCCACTGGGAAAAG CAACGTGCTGGTTTATAAACTGGGTGGAACATCACTTTCTATCACAGTCATAGAAGTGAACAGTGGAATATATCGTGTGCTTGCTACAAACACAGATGACAGCATTGGAGGAGTTTGCTTCACAGAAGCTCTAGCACAACACTTAGCTTCTGAATTTCAGAG gtCTTGTAAACATGATATTAGAGGAAATCCCAGAGCCATGATGAAATTAATGAACAGTGCTGATATTGCAAAACACTCTCTATCAACCCTGGGAAGTGCAAACTGTTTTGTAGATTCATTGTATGATGGATTGGATTTTGATTGCAATGTGTCCAG ggCCAGATTTGAACTTATCTGTTCTTCACTTTTTAGTAAATGTGTAGAAGCAATTAAAAAGCTCTTGCAGCAAGTTGGATTTACAGCAGATGACATTAATAAG GTAGTTCTTTGTGGTGGGTCTGCTCGAATCCCAAAACTACAGCAGCTGATCAAAGACATTTTCCCAACCGTGGAATTACTGAATTCAATTCCTCCAGATGAAGTTATTCCCATTGGTGCAGCCATAGAGGCAGGAATTCTGCTAGGGAAAGAGAATACCTTGTTAGAAGAAGATGCACTCATTGAGTGTTCTGCCAAAGATATTCTTCTTAAG ggAGTAGACGAGTCAGGGGCTGACAAATTCACAGTGCTGTTTCCATCAGGGACACCACTGCCAGCTCGAAGGCAGCACACCCTGCACGCTCCTGGGAACATTTCCTCTGTGTGCCTTGAGCTCTACGAGTCATTGGGCAAGAGTCCCATGaatgaagaagagaaatttgCACAG ATTGTGCTCCAGGATTTAGATAAAAAAGAGGATGGCCTACATGATATACTAACAGTTCTCACAATGAAAAG GGATGGGTCCTTGCATGTCACCTGCACAGATCAAGATACTGGAAAGTGTGAAATCATCACTGTTGAAGTGGCATCATAG